From a single Nicotiana tabacum cultivar K326 chromosome 8, ASM71507v2, whole genome shotgun sequence genomic region:
- the LOC107813207 gene encoding auxin-responsive protein SAUR76-like, with amino-acid sequence MTKGGKLTKIKSVLKKMQSFKLSRVNSNNTISMVTTNHSSYDNDSYNSYENKNLHPVYVGKSRREYLVSSDVVDHPLFRELVERTGDSDDYITVGCEVVLFEHLLWMLQNADPQPESLNELVEFYSC; translated from the coding sequence atgACCAAAGGAGGCAAGCTTACAAAAATCAAGTCAGTCTTGAAAAAAATGCAATCTTTCAAACTTAGCCGTGTCAACAGCAACAACACCATTTCCATGGTAACCACAAATCATTCTTCTTACGACAATGATTCATATAATTCCTATGAAAACAAAAATTTACACCCTGTCTACGTTGGTAAATCGCGTCGCGAATACCTCGTTAGCTCCGATGTTGTTGATCATCCTCTCTTTAGAGAACTTGTTGAAAGGACTGGTGATTCAGATGATTATATTACTGTTGGTTGTGAAGTTGTTCTCTTTGAACATTTGCTATGGATGCTTCAAAATGCTGATCCTCAACCTGAGTCGTTGAACGAGTTGGTCGAGTTTTATTCTTGCTGA